A section of the Armatimonadia bacterium genome encodes:
- a CDS encoding HD domain-containing phosphohydrolase has protein sequence MKAKRRATTLAGIGTAITVLLGAVAILVYVSGTNGVAVHFFYIPIIFAGFAFGDVGAVIVALAAAALCGPWAPSEVTAAGPIEQPLQDVILRALIFFVIGVASSRTFAELKRRLREIDTLYDVARSITSSLRIRQVLSAITEHAVGVTNAKACAIRLLNRDSSELELAAQYGLSDEYKDKGPVSLDGSELDRQVLAGEVIEIANVARDPRFQYPQQAAEEGIASVLSVPLMSKDDARGVIRIYSARPHRFRLREIELVQAFARQAAIAIENAELYEDIRRNYFETVRALTIAMEAKDSATYSHSERVTELAVQLAQKLGITDDDLELLRFGAMLHDIGKIGVAESALEDTDRISEGQIFYRMHPLIGRSILQPITFLAPVLPVVVSHHEYWDGTGFPQGLKGDDIPRLARIVAVVDRYERLVNPGFTSEHDPITPREALDTIMGESGHRFDPQIVSVFSWMQTHADKPTKKPAEEDAAAAVAPGSASSEDGKSTEPAS, from the coding sequence ATGAAAGCCAAGAGGCGAGCAACAACGCTGGCAGGCATCGGCACCGCGATCACGGTGCTGCTGGGCGCCGTTGCTATTCTGGTCTATGTAAGCGGGACGAACGGTGTCGCCGTGCACTTCTTCTACATCCCGATCATCTTCGCCGGCTTCGCCTTCGGAGATGTGGGTGCTGTGATCGTGGCCCTGGCGGCCGCAGCGCTGTGTGGTCCCTGGGCACCGAGTGAGGTGACCGCAGCCGGCCCCATCGAGCAGCCCCTGCAGGACGTCATTCTGCGCGCACTCATCTTCTTCGTCATCGGGGTCGCTTCGTCGCGCACCTTTGCCGAACTGAAGCGACGTCTGCGGGAGATCGACACTCTCTACGACGTGGCTCGGAGCATCACCTCGTCCTTGCGGATTCGCCAAGTGCTGAGCGCCATCACCGAGCATGCCGTCGGTGTGACCAACGCCAAGGCCTGCGCCATCCGCCTGCTGAATAGGGACTCCTCTGAGCTGGAGTTGGCTGCGCAGTACGGCCTCAGTGACGAGTACAAGGACAAAGGCCCCGTCTCTCTCGATGGCAGTGAACTGGACCGCCAGGTGCTGGCCGGTGAGGTCATCGAGATCGCCAACGTGGCGCGGGACCCGCGGTTCCAGTACCCGCAGCAGGCGGCCGAAGAGGGCATCGCCTCTGTCCTGAGCGTTCCCCTGATGAGCAAGGACGATGCCCGGGGTGTCATCCGCATCTACAGCGCCAGACCCCATCGGTTCCGCCTGCGTGAGATTGAGCTGGTCCAGGCCTTCGCCCGGCAGGCGGCCATTGCGATCGAGAACGCCGAGCTGTACGAGGACATCCGGCGGAACTACTTCGAGACCGTCCGGGCCCTCACGATCGCGATGGAGGCCAAGGACAGCGCGACCTACAGCCACTCGGAGCGCGTAACCGAGTTGGCTGTGCAGCTCGCGCAGAAACTGGGCATCACCGACGATGACCTGGAGCTCCTGCGCTTCGGCGCGATGCTCCACGACATCGGCAAGATCGGCGTCGCGGAGTCAGCGCTGGAGGATACCGACCGCATCAGCGAGGGGCAGATCTTCTACCGCATGCACCCGCTCATTGGCCGCAGTATCCTGCAGCCCATAACCTTCCTGGCGCCGGTGCTGCCCGTGGTGGTTTCGCATCACGAGTACTGGGACGGGACCGGCTTCCCGCAGGGCCTCAAGGGCGACGACATCCCGCGGCTTGCGCGTATCGTGGCCGTCGTCGACCGCTACGAGCGGCTGGTCAACCCCGGCTTCACTTCCGAGCATGACCCGATCACGCCTCGGGAAGCCCTCGACACGATCATGGGCGAGTCCGGCCATCGGTTCGACCCGCAGATCGTCTCGGTTTTCAGTTGGATGCAGACCCATGCCGATAAGCCGACCAAGAAACCTGCCGAGGAGGATGCTGCTGCAGCAGTCGCCCCGGGCAGTGCTAGCTCAGAGGATGGGAAGTCAACCGAACCGGCGTCATGA
- the metG gene encoding methionine--tRNA ligase, producing the protein MPTEQTSPKSFYITTPIYYVTASPHIGTSYTTIAADTLARYHRMRGEDVLLVTGVDEHAQKVMRAAQEAGADVMDFVDGFAKVYRDAWQTLHISYDRFIRTTEDVHKAAVQEVFRKLLASGDIYKGEYQGWYCVPCETYFPESELVEGKCPDCGRPVEELAQPAYFFRTSKYSQALLEYIESHPGFILPESRRNEVVAFVKGGLRDTCVSRIGQGFGIPVPGDESHIVYVWFDALINYLTVAGYPELDSTKWPPDVQLMGKDILPRFHATIWPAMLMALGLPQPRMLFGHGWWVSDDGDKMSKSKGNIVVPQEAARSLAELSGCDFEVAVDAVRYFVLREVQFGLDGSFSQRALVGRFNADLANDLGNILNRALPLVDRFLEGVVPAPSEKTGAFGELVDSVKGKVEAALAVADFRGSLEAVWELLSAGNKFIDEKEPWALYKQGKMDEVGAVLYDVLDLVRIVATLLEPTMPVVAEEIWKQLGLAGHEELRCWDKCVAGLFPAGTRVCKGEPIFPRVDLAALDKAKAPAKKQDTKKGHKETAMISYEQFAQLDLRVGKVLNVENIPDADKLYKLTVDLGEEEPRTVVAGLAQAFGARELLDAMVVVVANLEPAKIRGVQSQGMILAAGEKQPLALVTLDRDCEVGSKIR; encoded by the coding sequence ATGCCAACGGAACAAACCTCGCCCAAGAGTTTCTACATCACTACGCCGATCTACTATGTGACTGCGAGCCCGCACATCGGGACCTCCTACACGACAATCGCGGCCGATACCCTGGCGCGATACCACCGGATGCGGGGCGAGGATGTCCTGCTGGTGACCGGTGTCGATGAGCACGCACAGAAGGTCATGCGGGCTGCGCAGGAAGCCGGCGCTGACGTGATGGACTTCGTCGACGGCTTCGCGAAGGTCTATCGTGACGCCTGGCAGACGCTCCACATCAGCTACGATCGGTTCATCCGCACGACGGAGGATGTACACAAGGCCGCCGTGCAGGAGGTGTTCCGGAAGCTCCTGGCGAGCGGGGACATCTACAAGGGCGAGTACCAGGGCTGGTACTGCGTCCCCTGCGAGACCTATTTTCCCGAGTCTGAACTGGTGGAGGGTAAGTGTCCGGACTGCGGGAGGCCGGTGGAAGAACTCGCCCAGCCGGCGTACTTCTTCCGCACCTCGAAGTACTCGCAGGCGCTGCTTGAGTACATTGAGAGTCATCCGGGCTTCATCCTACCCGAATCCCGGCGCAACGAGGTCGTTGCCTTTGTGAAGGGCGGGCTGCGCGACACCTGCGTCAGCCGGATTGGCCAGGGCTTCGGCATCCCGGTGCCCGGCGATGAGAGCCATATCGTCTATGTGTGGTTCGACGCGCTGATCAACTACCTGACGGTGGCGGGGTATCCGGAGCTTGACAGCACCAAGTGGCCGCCGGACGTGCAGCTGATGGGCAAGGACATTCTGCCCCGGTTCCACGCAACGATCTGGCCGGCGATGCTCATGGCCCTGGGTCTGCCCCAGCCGCGCATGCTCTTCGGTCACGGCTGGTGGGTCTCGGACGACGGCGACAAGATGAGCAAGTCCAAGGGCAACATCGTTGTGCCGCAGGAGGCCGCCCGGTCCCTGGCAGAGCTGTCGGGGTGCGACTTCGAGGTGGCCGTCGATGCGGTGCGTTACTTCGTGCTGCGTGAGGTGCAGTTCGGCCTCGACGGGAGCTTCTCCCAGCGTGCGCTGGTGGGTCGGTTCAATGCGGACCTGGCCAACGATCTCGGCAACATCCTCAACCGTGCGCTGCCGTTGGTGGATCGGTTCCTGGAAGGCGTAGTTCCGGCGCCGAGCGAGAAGACCGGCGCGTTTGGAGAGCTCGTCGATTCGGTAAAGGGAAAGGTGGAGGCTGCGCTTGCGGTGGCGGATTTCCGGGGTAGCCTGGAGGCGGTCTGGGAGCTGCTCTCGGCCGGCAACAAGTTCATCGACGAGAAGGAGCCCTGGGCGCTGTACAAGCAGGGCAAGATGGACGAGGTCGGTGCGGTTCTGTACGACGTACTTGATCTGGTGCGGATTGTCGCTACACTGCTTGAGCCTACGATGCCGGTGGTCGCCGAGGAGATCTGGAAGCAGCTGGGGCTTGCAGGGCACGAGGAACTGCGGTGCTGGGACAAGTGCGTGGCGGGTCTGTTCCCCGCCGGTACCAGGGTGTGCAAGGGCGAGCCGATTTTCCCGCGCGTAGACCTGGCCGCGCTGGATAAGGCGAAGGCGCCCGCGAAGAAGCAGGATACGAAGAAGGGACACAAAGAGACGGCCATGATCTCCTACGAGCAGTTCGCACAGCTAGACCTGCGCGTGGGGAAGGTTCTCAACGTCGAGAACATCCCTGACGCGGACAAGCTGTACAAGCTCACCGTGGACCTGGGCGAGGAGGAGCCGCGTACAGTCGTCGCCGGGCTGGCACAGGCTTTCGGGGCGCGTGAGCTGCTGGACGCCATGGTAGTCGTAGTGGCGAACCTGGAACCTGCCAAGATCCGTGGCGTGCAGTCGCAGGGCATGATCCTGGCGGCCGGCGAGAAGCAGCCGCTGGCGCTCGTGACCCTTGACCGGGACTGTGAAGTCGGCAGCAAGATTCGCTAA
- the mfd gene encoding transcription-repair coupling factor yields MGTGVRDSLVECLKEAREFGDLVGRLAHGVGSVCVEGVSGAGKALLCAGVLADPQATALLATYNDERAQALVGDLKAFLGDSDSAAGHERVLLYPSIASALYDGVEPEREAVRDRLTVLERLCAGTPTIVVASVKSLLHLTLPSEVMVEARREVAKGQSYDRDELAAGLLKLGYERVNLVDDSGQFSVRGDILDVSPPTSPKPARIEFFGDEVERIRLFEPITQRSTEELERIGLGPAGELLLTEVTLRRALPTIKSAYRRELDQLNEQGKQREATRLKERMEQDLEALERLAPAPGLIHYLPYIYSDPDSLCDYLPPDTYVLVDEPVRFQSHAEQFESDVHEAYRKGVKLGSHLRLPDTACMPFAKFVARHLVGARRQHPVVYMTTLQRDVPWAPKAEKMLVRTPPVDSFGGKLELLIGGLDEWQHEGKRVLVCCNDMDQTAGVLRQRGLSKVTEARDGLPLERGTVVVAELDISGGFAFPASDLVVLTGREIYGWRKLRRPEEPTYRRGFSLLSLRDLHEGDYVVHITHGIAIYRGLAKQTVGGMERDYLLLEYAENDKLYVPVTQLDRVQKYIGSEGGAPAVTALKSGRWEQAKKKARRSTQLLARELMKLYAAREAAGGYAFATDSPWLRELESSFRFEETPDQYQAIQDTYADMAKPEPADRLICGDVGFGKTEVAIRAAFLSVLNGKQVALLVPTTVLAQQHYNTLRERLSRYPVEIGMLSRFKEKSEQHKIVQAIKEGRVDIVIGTHRLLVSDVSFKDLGLIVIDEEQRFGVKQKERLKKLRESVDVLTLTATPIPRTLNMSLSGIRDISVINDPPQGRMPIRTFVRERDDALIAEAIRRELERGGQVYFVHNRVKSIAHIASSVQRVVPEARVAVAHGQLAEEDLEQVMLAFYAEEFDVLVCTTIIENGLDVPNVNTIIIDDADRLGLSQLYQLRGRVGRSNRQAYAYLLYRYPDRMSEEAEQRLETIEEFSELGSGFKIALRDLEIRGAGEILGAEQSGHMSAVGLDLYCQMLGDAVKTLKGGQVHDLEEAPSIDLPVEAVIPADYVPGEGQRLDLYRRLAAVRASEELEDLVAELGDRYGEPPEPVQVLIKLARLKLEALEARVADISTQEGRVNVRLSEDARLTPREQRVIEGIFKPTAQMARKGARSPLPRAVFTSLQISFGYDRRDREAMFTALGLVLDTLRRRVAMRPQTAGRTDSVAV; encoded by the coding sequence ATGGGCACGGGTGTTCGCGACAGTCTGGTGGAGTGCCTGAAGGAAGCGCGGGAGTTCGGCGACCTGGTCGGCCGTCTCGCGCACGGTGTCGGTTCCGTCTGCGTCGAGGGCGTGAGCGGAGCCGGGAAGGCCCTGCTGTGTGCCGGCGTGCTGGCCGACCCGCAGGCCACCGCACTGCTGGCTACCTACAATGACGAGCGTGCCCAGGCGCTGGTGGGCGACCTGAAGGCTTTCCTGGGCGATTCCGACAGCGCCGCGGGCCATGAGCGAGTGCTGCTGTACCCTTCCATCGCTTCGGCCCTGTATGATGGTGTCGAGCCCGAGCGGGAGGCTGTGCGCGACCGGTTGACGGTGCTGGAGCGGCTGTGTGCGGGGACACCGACGATTGTGGTCGCGAGCGTGAAGTCTTTGCTGCACCTGACCTTGCCCAGCGAGGTGATGGTGGAGGCACGTCGCGAGGTGGCTAAGGGGCAGTCCTATGACCGCGATGAGCTGGCAGCGGGGTTACTGAAGCTGGGCTATGAGCGCGTGAACCTGGTTGATGACAGCGGGCAGTTCTCGGTACGGGGCGACATCCTGGATGTCTCGCCGCCGACCTCGCCCAAGCCGGCACGGATCGAGTTCTTCGGCGATGAGGTGGAGCGGATTCGGCTCTTCGAGCCCATCACTCAGCGCTCGACGGAGGAGCTTGAACGGATCGGTCTCGGCCCGGCCGGGGAACTGCTGCTGACCGAGGTGACGCTGCGCCGGGCGCTGCCGACCATCAAGAGCGCGTACCGGCGGGAATTGGACCAGCTCAACGAGCAGGGCAAGCAGCGCGAGGCGACCCGACTCAAGGAGCGCATGGAGCAGGATCTGGAAGCCCTGGAGCGTCTCGCACCGGCGCCGGGACTCATTCATTACCTGCCCTACATCTACTCGGACCCGGACAGCCTGTGCGACTACCTGCCGCCGGATACCTATGTGCTCGTGGACGAGCCGGTGCGGTTCCAGTCCCACGCGGAGCAGTTTGAGAGCGATGTACATGAGGCCTACCGCAAGGGCGTGAAGCTCGGGAGTCACCTGCGGCTCCCCGACACGGCCTGCATGCCCTTTGCCAAGTTCGTGGCCCGGCATCTGGTCGGGGCTCGACGCCAGCACCCGGTGGTCTACATGACCACGCTGCAGCGCGACGTGCCCTGGGCGCCCAAGGCGGAGAAGATGCTGGTGCGCACGCCGCCGGTGGACAGCTTCGGCGGCAAGCTCGAGCTTCTGATCGGCGGCCTGGACGAGTGGCAGCATGAGGGCAAGCGCGTTCTTGTCTGCTGCAATGACATGGACCAGACCGCGGGAGTGCTGCGGCAGCGCGGGCTGTCCAAGGTCACTGAGGCCAGGGATGGGCTCCCGCTGGAGCGGGGCACGGTTGTTGTTGCGGAGCTGGACATCTCCGGCGGTTTCGCCTTCCCGGCGTCTGACCTGGTGGTCCTGACCGGGCGCGAGATCTACGGGTGGCGCAAGCTTCGGCGGCCCGAGGAGCCGACCTACCGACGGGGCTTCTCGCTGCTGTCGCTGCGAGACCTGCACGAGGGCGACTACGTGGTGCATATCACCCACGGCATCGCCATCTACAGGGGTCTCGCCAAGCAGACGGTCGGCGGCATGGAGCGCGACTACCTGCTCCTGGAGTACGCGGAGAACGACAAGCTGTACGTGCCGGTAACGCAGCTTGACCGGGTGCAGAAGTATATCGGTTCCGAGGGCGGCGCACCGGCCGTAACCGCTCTCAAGAGCGGTCGCTGGGAGCAGGCCAAGAAGAAGGCGCGACGGTCAACCCAGTTGCTGGCCCGCGAGCTCATGAAGCTGTACGCGGCCCGGGAAGCCGCCGGCGGATATGCCTTCGCGACGGACTCGCCGTGGCTGCGGGAGCTGGAGAGCTCCTTCCGCTTCGAGGAGACGCCCGACCAGTACCAGGCGATCCAGGACACCTACGCGGACATGGCCAAGCCCGAGCCCGCGGACCGGCTGATCTGTGGGGATGTGGGGTTCGGCAAGACCGAAGTGGCGATTCGCGCCGCCTTCCTGTCGGTGCTGAACGGCAAGCAGGTCGCCCTTCTGGTTCCGACGACGGTTCTGGCGCAGCAGCATTACAACACGCTGCGGGAACGACTGTCGCGGTATCCTGTCGAGATCGGCATGCTGAGCCGGTTCAAGGAGAAGTCGGAGCAGCACAAGATCGTGCAGGCCATCAAGGAGGGGCGTGTCGACATCGTCATCGGCACCCACCGGCTGCTGGTCTCCGACGTAAGCTTCAAGGACCTCGGGCTCATTGTCATTGACGAGGAACAGCGGTTCGGGGTGAAGCAGAAGGAGCGGCTCAAGAAGCTGCGCGAGAGCGTGGACGTGCTGACGCTCACGGCGACGCCGATTCCGCGGACCTTGAACATGTCGCTGTCGGGCATTCGCGACATCTCGGTCATCAACGACCCGCCACAGGGGCGGATGCCGATTCGGACCTTCGTGCGCGAGCGGGACGATGCGCTGATCGCTGAGGCCATCCGGCGCGAGTTGGAGCGAGGCGGTCAGGTATACTTCGTACACAACCGGGTGAAGTCGATCGCCCACATCGCGTCCAGTGTCCAGCGCGTAGTGCCGGAAGCTCGGGTCGCGGTGGCCCACGGCCAGCTTGCCGAAGAGGACCTCGAGCAGGTGATGCTGGCCTTCTATGCAGAGGAGTTCGACGTCCTCGTCTGCACGACGATCATCGAGAACGGCCTCGATGTTCCGAATGTTAATACTATTATCATCGACGACGCCGACCGCCTCGGGCTCAGCCAACTGTACCAGTTGCGAGGTCGCGTCGGGCGCTCGAACCGGCAGGCCTATGCATACCTGCTGTATCGCTACCCGGACCGAATGTCGGAAGAGGCGGAGCAGCGGCTGGAGACGATCGAGGAGTTCAGCGAACTGGGCAGCGGGTTCAAGATTGCGCTGCGCGACCTGGAGATTCGCGGCGCCGGGGAGATTCTGGGCGCCGAGCAGAGCGGGCACATGAGCGCCGTCGGACTGGACCTGTACTGCCAGATGCTCGGCGATGCGGTCAAGACGCTCAAGGGCGGGCAGGTGCATGACCTGGAGGAGGCTCCCTCCATCGATCTACCGGTGGAGGCGGTCATTCCGGCCGACTATGTACCGGGAGAGGGGCAACGCCTCGACCTGTACCGACGGCTGGCAGCAGTGCGTGCCTCGGAGGAACTGGAGGACCTGGTCGCGGAGCTTGGCGACCGGTATGGGGAACCGCCGGAGCCGGTGCAGGTTCTCATCAAGCTGGCACGGCTGAAGCTCGAGGCGCTTGAGGCCCGTGTGGCGGATATCAGCACGCAGGAAGGTCGCGTGAACGTGCGGCTTAGCGAGGACGCACGGTTGACGCCACGCGAGCAGCGGGTCATTGAGGGCATATTCAAGCCCACGGCGCAGATGGCTCGCAAGGGAGCCCGGTCGCCGCTGCCACGAGCCGTGTTCACCTCGCTGCAGATCAGTTTCGGGTATGACCGCAGGGACCGGGAAGCGATGTTCACGGCCCTGGGGCTAGTTTTGGATACGTTGCGCCGTCGTGTAGCCATGAGACCACAGACGGCGGGGCGTACAGACAGCGTCGCTGTCTGA
- a CDS encoding ROK family protein yields the protein MKSKGSYGIGIDLGGTTFAVGVFDAEGGLVDRSSHDTPVTSSAEVVADALAQAAREGMALPQVAEGSVVGLAVGFPGPVDPEAGVVKKAPNLQCLAGYSLTKALSDRLGGLKVSLQNDAYCATLAELRWGAGKGSRNLLMLTLGTGIGGGIAIDGKVVRGPRQIMGEIGHMILDPAGRKCGCGNYGCFEAMAARDAIVEWAAREIQTGRPTQLLDLVEGDQRRLTPEIVSKAAQAGDAAAQEVYQRVGFYIGIGICNCIVMCDPDVVVLGGGIAEAGDVLFEPVRRTVKARGLISGFDVSKIVSAQYKNLAGIYGAGALAWEQA from the coding sequence GTGAAGAGCAAGGGCTCATACGGCATCGGCATCGACCTGGGAGGCACCACCTTTGCCGTCGGTGTGTTCGACGCGGAAGGCGGCCTCGTAGATCGCTCCTCTCATGACACCCCGGTGACCTCCAGCGCGGAGGTGGTGGCCGATGCTCTGGCACAGGCGGCCCGCGAAGGAATGGCGCTGCCGCAGGTGGCAGAGGGGTCCGTGGTGGGCCTGGCCGTCGGCTTCCCGGGACCGGTCGACCCCGAGGCGGGCGTCGTCAAGAAGGCTCCCAACCTCCAGTGTCTGGCAGGCTACTCGCTGACGAAGGCTCTCTCCGATCGTCTCGGCGGGCTGAAGGTTTCGCTACAGAATGACGCTTACTGCGCGACGCTTGCCGAACTGCGCTGGGGCGCCGGCAAGGGCAGTCGCAACCTGCTGATGCTCACCCTGGGCACGGGGATCGGCGGCGGGATCGCTATCGACGGCAAGGTAGTTCGCGGGCCCCGGCAGATCATGGGCGAGATCGGCCACATGATCCTCGACCCGGCAGGGCGCAAGTGCGGCTGCGGCAACTACGGCTGCTTCGAGGCCATGGCCGCTCGGGATGCCATCGTGGAGTGGGCGGCTCGGGAGATTCAGACCGGACGGCCGACGCAACTGCTCGACCTGGTGGAGGGCGACCAGCGGCGCCTGACGCCGGAGATCGTCAGCAAGGCAGCGCAGGCAGGCGATGCGGCGGCCCAGGAAGTCTACCAGCGCGTCGGGTTCTACATCGGGATCGGCATCTGCAACTGCATCGTGATGTGCGATCCGGATGTGGTAGTGCTTGGTGGCGGGATTGCAGAGGCCGGCGACGTGCTCTTTGAGCCGGTTCGCCGGACGGTGAAGGCCCGGGGGCTGATCAGCGGCTTTGACGTGAGCAAGATCGTATCCGCACAGTACAAGAATCTGGCAGGCATCTACGGCGCCGGCGCCCTTGCCTGGGAGCAGGCCTGA
- the ricT gene encoding regulatory iron-sulfur-containing complex subunit RicT has product MSENTEKKLPLAVGVSFRTGGKVYHFAPNGVRVTPGDYVLAKTERGVDIGEVVYLKDELSAEDNERQLKPLVRRATRDDVLREERLREREKEATKICEAQIAEHKLPMKLIDADYAFDAQRITFFFSAEGRVDFRALVRDLAEVLHCRIELRQIGVRDEAKMIGGLGPCGRPLCCAQWLRSFDPVGIKVAKDQGMPLNPAKISGICDRLMCCLRYEHEVYKELAARLPQAGDEVRGQGRVGRVRSVALLREMVTVDFQDAESRQTVEVPAQDLRRSRGYWLQISAGKATPFSPPGGPAEEPEPEPAREPAPVPSEEPRVIMREPRRGRPTTGSQPAQAPVETPAPAGEEKATEEAKPHKSHRSHRRRGKPRGEQQQAAPTAPRPSESKPEEKAEAKPEGTPAAKPGGGSSRRRSRRPGHRSTPRPEGAGEAKPEAKAAPAPQKPREGSAAAPTGETPASQTGEKKASGSGRRQWRRRRPQHGGSGTSGGDGEGSGGSNPPEGGS; this is encoded by the coding sequence ATGAGCGAAAACACAGAGAAGAAGCTCCCGCTCGCCGTAGGGGTCAGCTTCCGCACGGGGGGCAAGGTCTACCACTTTGCTCCGAACGGCGTGCGGGTGACTCCCGGTGACTATGTGCTTGCGAAGACGGAACGCGGCGTGGACATCGGCGAGGTGGTGTACCTCAAGGACGAGCTGTCGGCGGAGGACAACGAGAGACAGCTCAAGCCCCTGGTGCGCCGCGCGACGCGGGATGATGTGCTGCGTGAGGAACGGCTCCGCGAACGGGAAAAGGAAGCGACAAAGATCTGTGAGGCGCAGATCGCTGAGCATAAGCTGCCGATGAAGCTCATCGACGCCGACTATGCCTTTGATGCTCAGCGGATCACGTTCTTTTTCAGCGCAGAGGGTCGTGTGGACTTCCGGGCCCTGGTGCGCGACCTGGCTGAGGTACTGCACTGCCGGATCGAGCTGCGGCAGATCGGAGTCCGTGACGAGGCGAAGATGATCGGGGGGCTCGGGCCCTGTGGGCGGCCTCTGTGCTGCGCGCAGTGGCTGCGGAGCTTCGACCCGGTCGGGATCAAGGTGGCCAAGGACCAGGGGATGCCGCTGAATCCGGCCAAGATCAGCGGGATCTGCGACCGGTTGATGTGCTGCTTGCGCTACGAGCACGAGGTCTACAAGGAGCTTGCTGCGCGTCTGCCGCAAGCGGGCGACGAAGTGCGCGGACAGGGACGTGTGGGCAGGGTACGCAGCGTGGCCCTGCTGCGAGAGATGGTGACCGTCGACTTCCAGGACGCTGAGAGCAGGCAGACGGTGGAGGTTCCGGCGCAGGATCTGCGTCGGTCGCGAGGCTACTGGCTGCAGATCTCAGCGGGGAAGGCGACACCTTTCAGTCCGCCCGGAGGGCCTGCCGAGGAGCCCGAACCGGAACCGGCTCGCGAACCCGCACCGGTCCCCAGCGAAGAGCCGCGGGTGATCATGCGGGAGCCGCGACGCGGTCGCCCCACGACGGGAAGCCAGCCTGCCCAGGCGCCGGTCGAGACACCTGCACCGGCAGGCGAAGAGAAGGCAACCGAGGAGGCGAAGCCGCACAAGTCGCATCGCTCGCATCGCCGTCGCGGCAAGCCGCGTGGTGAGCAGCAGCAGGCGGCTCCGACTGCGCCTCGGCCCTCCGAGAGCAAGCCGGAGGAGAAGGCGGAGGCGAAGCCCGAAGGAACCCCGGCTGCCAAACCCGGCGGCGGCTCAAGCCGACGACGCTCGCGCAGACCGGGACATCGCTCGACACCGCGTCCTGAAGGCGCGGGCGAGGCAAAGCCCGAGGCCAAGGCGGCCCCGGCTCCGCAGAAACCGAGAGAAGGTTCGGCGGCCGCTCCGACCGGCGAAACACCTGCTTCCCAGACCGGGGAGAAGAAGGCCTCCGGTTCGGGTCGGCGGCAGTGGCGTCGACGACGTCCCCAACATGGGGGCAGCGGAACGTCGGGCGGGGATGGCGAGGGTTCCGGGGGCAGTAATCCGCCGGAAGGCGGGTCGTAG